The stretch of DNA GCCGGGCAGCGGACCCTCCAGCAGGCCTTCAGCCGCCCGGGGTTGGACGTACTGCAGCAGCCCGGCGGCGCCGTGCGCCCGGTTCCAGCGCGGTCTGCTGGCCGTCACCGTGCGCCCGCCCCGACCACACCGAACACCTCGTCACAGCGCAGCTGGTCCACCTCCGGCACCTGCACCGCCTCCACCGTCAGGTGGTACGCACCGGGCCGCAGCGGAGGCAGCGTGGCCGCCCACTGCACAGCCCCGCTCCGGACCCCTGCGATCCAGTTCGCACCGTCCGCGTCACCCTCCGGCCGGACCCGGACCCGGACGGCGGTGCGCTCGTCCGCCTCGGCGCCGTGCAGGGTGACCCCGACCTCGACCGGAGCGCCCGCGGGCACCGCCTCGTCCAGGTCTAGGCCGAGCCACGGCCGGTCCGGGGTGTCGCCCCGGACGGCCCGCAGCGAGCCCGCCGACCAGTTCTGCAGCAGTTCCACTGCGGCTGCGGCGGAGGAAAGTTCGAGGTGCCGCCCGGAGGTGGCGCGCCACTTCGACGGCTGCTCCCCCAGCTCGATCGGGATCGCGGAGACGGCCGGCACAGTGCCGTCGCCGTGCCAGTCCGGATTGGGCAGCCAGGCCGGGGCCTCCTTCCCGACCGCGAACCCGGCCCCGACCGAGACGGCCTGCTGCAAGGTGGCGTGCCCGCGCCCGAACACCGGTGTCACCTCGGGAAATTCAGCGCTCCCGGCCAACTCGCCCCAGGCATCCTCGATGTCGCGATGCACGGCGAAAGCCGCCTTCGCTCGGGCGGTGAACCCCTCCGGTACGCCCTCGGCCAGCTCGTACGGGTAGCGCTCCGCGCCGCCCGGCCCGGCGGCCACCACCGGGTATCGGGGCAGCAGTTGGTACACCGCCGGCCAGTCGCGCAGCACCTCGGTCACCGCGTCGAACCGGGCCAGACCGACCCGGGCGCCGTTCACCAGCAGCTCCAGCGCCTTCGGCGCGCCCCGGTGCGGCGTGCCCAGGGTCACCAGCGCCGCGCAGTCCGCCGCGCCGCCCAGCGGGCCCAGCCAGTAGCGGGCGACCAGGCCGCCCATCGAGTGCGCCAGCACGATGACCCGCCGACGCCGGGCCCCCGGGGTCTCACCCGCCAGCCGGGCCGTCAGCTCCGCCGCCAGCCGCTCGGCCGCGTCCTGGACACCCAGCCGGAAGTCGTACGGGAAGAGCAGCAAGTCGGCCCGCAGGTCCGGTGGTTGGCCCGGCCTGGCGGTGTCCACCCTGACGTCCCGGAAGGCCCGCTCGATCCGGTGCACCAACCGGTCGTAGCCGGGCAGCACGAACGGTCCTGCCAGCCTGATCCCGGGCAGCAGGCCGACCGGATCCAGCGTCGGATGCTCCGTCAGATTCAGCCGCCCCGGGTCCAGCGCCGCGGCCGCCATGCTCCGCCGGCGCTGGTCCCATCGGGGCCCACCGCCGGGCCGGTGCAGCACGCTGCCGCCGATCCCGGGCAGCACCACCACCAAGTGGCGCAACCGTGGCCTCATCGCTCCCGCCCCCGCCCATCGGCAGCGCTTCGCCGATCTTCCCCGATGATGCGTCAACTCCTCTGACCACCACCGATCCTACCGGCCCGTCGGACGCTCGGCGGCCATCACTACGCAGGCCCGCCACCACGGGGCGCGACCCGGAAGTCGAACGCGACCGTGCCCGGGTCGAGTGCGGTCGTCCCGCCATCGACCGTCAGCACAGCGCCGTTGACCAGGCTCGCGGCGGGCGAGCGCAGCCAGCCGATCGCCTCGGTGACCTCCTCGGGCTCCCCGGCCCGCTGGACCGGGTTGAGGCGGGTGGCCTCCCGGCAAGCGGCGTCTACGCCGTCCAATCCGGCCCGCTCGGCCAGCCGGGCCATCGGCCGGGCGGCCAAGGCGACCGCGACGTCCTCCCGGCGGTCCCTGGCTCCTCGACGGAGACAAGCCGCGTGAGATCGACACCGAGCTCAGCAGCGACCAGGAAGCCCAGCCCGCTGAAGCCGACGGCCACGCACCACACTCCGGAGGAGTCGCGGCGGTGGTCAGGCCGAGCATCAGCGCGGTGCAGCCGTCACCGACGCGACCACGACGGGGCGCAGGCCGGCATCGGGCAGGAGCCCCTGAAGGCTGGGCAGCGCGGGGACCAGCTTGCCGGGCTGGGCGTAGCTGGAGCATCGGTGCCAGTGCGGCGAGGGAAGCCTCCACGAGCCCAGGAGCGAACAAATGAACGAAAATGGTCACTCGCGGGGCACGGCGAAGGCCCGCCGCCCTGTGCCGGAACGCGATAGTTGTCACTTGAACGAGGTAGTTGTCATCAGCCCGGTCTGGGGCGGTCCAGGAATCCGACGCCCACGAAGCACTGATCGAAGCTGTCGATCTATGCTCCGTGGCGGTGCTTCCAGCCTGGCGTCGAACGGGCGGTCGCAGACCTGCCCGTTCGACGCGCGCAGTTCCCGGCCCTTGACCGTTGGGGACTTGGTGGCAGTAGTCAGCTGTTCCGGTCGATGCGGGAAGCGAGCGTGCGGGCGTACGCGTCGAGGCGGCTGGCAATCGGCCGCAGGTCCCAGGTGCGCTCGTGCCGCCGCTGGGAGGCGAGTCGGCGAGGGCGACCTGGAGCGAGCAGCGCCTGTCATGGGCCTGGGCACGGGCGCGGACGAGCGGGGCCCGGCGGTGGTGGCTCTGCGTGGTGTCTGCCCAGATCAGTACGGTGGCCACCTCGCGGCGCACGCCTTCGTCGAAGCGCCGGGAGCCGCGCTCGGGCATCCCAGCGGCCCTGCGGGAGGGTCCAGGTAGCGAGTGCGCGGCGCCGCCGGTGGTAGTCGACCGGATCCGGCTGCCGGTTCAGGTGGTCGGCGAGGCGCCGAAGGCCGGCTCTGACCTCGTCGGCCGCTCCGATGGCGGTGACGCGGCGGCGGGCTTCGAACAGCAGCGAGTCGCCGGTGCTCCGGGGGAGGCCGAGCAGTTCGGCGCTGTGCTGCTGCGTTGCGCCTGTGATCATCTGGATCAGGTGGATGGGCAGGGCCTGTCGGAGTGCCGGCCAGGTGGCACAGGGAACGTCGAAATGCTGCCTCAGCCAGGTCTCGGGCAGCATCTGCGGGACGTTCCGCCAGGTGAATGCTCTCGGGCTGATGGGCGGGATGTCCACGTTTCGGACGGTGGATGCCCTGTTGTAGGTCCGCAGGCGGAGCTGGTGCCGCGCGTCTGCTTGGTGGATCAGGTTGCGCATCGAGGGTGAGACATCGTGGGTGCGGGCGAGGGCCTTCCAGCGGTTTTGGTCGCGGCAGGTCTCGCTCAACAGGCCGCTGATCTTCTGTTCGGCGGGCCCGGTGTCGAGGGCGAGCAGGAGGTGGGCGGCGGTGAGGACCTGGGCGGCGTCGGCGGGCTGGTGCGGGAGGTGGTGGTCGTCGCGCCGGCGCGTGGTCCAGATCGCCGGGTCGTGGGCGGCCGGTGGCGGCGGCCGCAGTAGGACGGAGGCGGTGTAGAGGTCGCCGAAGTAGACCTTGGGCTCGACCGGGCGGCCCAGGCTCCGCACGGTGGCCGTGGTGCCGGTCAGCAGGGCGTGCAGGAGCCGCTGGCGGTCCAGCTGTTCGGGCCGTGTGCGGCGGACGGCGGCACCGGTGCGTCCAGCCGTCCGCCGCACACGGCCCGGGCAGCCTGCCGGTTGTCGGGCTGGGAGTTGCGGCACTGCGCGGGGTGGAAGAGGTCGCGGGCGGGG from Kitasatospora sp. MMS16-BH015 encodes:
- a CDS encoding triacylglycerol lipase; its protein translation is MRHLVVVLPGIGGSVLHRPGGGPRWDQRRRSMAAAALDPGRLNLTEHPTLDPVGLLPGIRLAGPFVLPGYDRLVHRIERAFRDVRVDTARPGQPPDLRADLLLFPYDFRLGVQDAAERLAAELTARLAGETPGARRRRVIVLAHSMGGLVARYWLGPLGGAADCAALVTLGTPHRGAPKALELLVNGARVGLARFDAVTEVLRDWPAVYQLLPRYPVVAAGPGGAERYPYELAEGVPEGFTARAKAAFAVHRDIEDAWGELAGSAEFPEVTPVFGRGHATLQQAVSVGAGFAVGKEAPAWLPNPDWHGDGTVPAVSAIPIELGEQPSKWRATSGRHLELSSAAAAVELLQNWSAGSLRAVRGDTPDRPWLGLDLDEAVPAGAPVEVGVTLHGAEADERTAVRVRVRPEGDADGANWIAGVRSGAVQWAATLPPLRPGAYHLTVEAVQVPEVDQLRCDEVFGVVGAGAR
- a CDS encoding SDR family oxidoreductase, producing the protein MAARPMARLAERAGLDGVDAACREATRLNPVQRAGEPEEVTEAIGWLRSPAASLVNGAVLTVDGGTTALDPGTVAFDFRVAPRGGGPA